A stretch of DNA from Flavobacteriales bacterium:
TTTTGATCGAGCTGCTGAAGCAGATACTCAGAGTTATAGCTTTCATGGAGTCCCGCTACAGCGTAGGTAGAAATGAGATGTTCATGCATGGCATAGGAAAAACCGTTCCCACTGTGGCGGCCTTCCTGTGGACGAATATCCGAATGGGGATCTACATTAATAATTGAAATGGTTTGCTGTTTCGCTTCAAACCAGGATTTAATTATCGGGTAAGCATTGTTATGTCCACCCCCAATTACAATGGGCAAATAACCCTTAGCGAAAATCGGTTTTAACACTGAAACGACCTTATGATCCAGCGCCTCAACTTCGGATCTCAATTGTTCGGTGGATAAATCCGATTTGTTTTTCCATTCCTCACAATCCACTTCACCGGCAATCATGATTTCGCTTCCGCTAAGAAAACGGTTGGACTGAATATTTAGGAATTTCGATAAAAACACTTCCCACATCTCCTGCGATCCAGCCCGACCTCCATTTGCTCTGGGACCAAAATCTTCGGGAATTCCAATTAGAACAAATCGAATTTGATCAGGCCAATTTTCAATGGATGCGTAATCTCCTGAAAAATGAACCTCTTCACCCAACTTTTTCTCTCCTTTACGGATAGATACAAGTTGCAAACCTTCACTGCGTGATATGGTTTTTAGATTTTTCACTTTATTCTTTTTGTAAAAATAGAATTAATAATTTGTTCATAGAATAAAAGTTATTTCACTGTTATTCAGTGATGTATGCAGATTAATCGATAAAGTAGTCAATTCTTACATTTTCAAAAATTGGTTGATTCCTTTAGTCGTTTGATAGTCCAAATCTTGCGATTGGTCAGATTTTAATTCCCGGTTAATAACTCTTTTGGTTTTCAACTCGTTTCTGTGCTCAGTTTCAATAAATTTGTCGAACCAAAATACGTGTTTATGGTTAAAAAATTACTCTTGGTGTTATTCGTGCTTGTTTCCGGCATGAGCTACGCTGTAACAAACAATTCCGGATTCGGATATTTTCAGATAACCTATGCCAGTGATTGTGCTCCGGTAAACGTCAGCTTTACCAATTTCGGGTATCCTGGTGCTACCAATTACAAATGGTACTTCGGAGATGGTTCGCCGGTGAATACCACGATGTCGCCCTCGCATACATTTGCGAATGCTGGTGTCTACACAGTGCAAGTTGAATATTATGGTCCTTCAGGAAATTTTCTGGCGAACGACTATTACTACTTGTATTTAAACGGTGATCCCAATGGAATTAACACCTACGCCAATCAAGGTTGTGTTGGCGACCGCATGGTGTTTTTTCTAAACTTCGGAGATCCGAACTCAATTTACAATGTTTATACCTATACCTACAACTACGGTGATGGTAATGTTGAAACACATCCTTATTCGTCTTCAGAACATACTTACAATAGTCCCGGAACGTATAACGTTTCCATTACTGTAAATACGCCTTGCGGAACATTTATTGAAAACACAACCATTACCATTGGAACCAATGTTCCCATGACAACAGGTTGGTTCGATATGTGGCCGAATAACATTTGTCCGGGAGATATGGCCTATGTCAATTACGGTGGTTCATCCACTCAATTTATCACCTTTGGTGATGGTACATTTGGAACAGATCCATACAACCATACCTACAATACTCCGGGTGTTTATCCGGTTACTGCAACACTGACAAATGGTTGTGGTAATTCTCAAACGTTTTACGATACGGTATATGTTTCAAATAATATTCAATTTGATCCATATTCTCCAATCAATTTCTGGCACGACAATGCTGCTTGTCCGGGAATGACGGTCAACTTCCAGGCATCTGCGCAATATTCTTCAGTGCTTTGGCAGTTCCCTGATGGTACCACTTCAAGCCAATTTGAGCTTGATAAACTTATCAATCAATCATTCGCAAATCATTCAATTTATTTAACAGTTACCAATGGATGTGGTTTCGACACTACGGTTCAGTCTCAAATCAATATTGTGAGCACCATGCCGGTTACTGACATCGATCTTTTTGCTCCTCCTACCGTATGTACAGGTGGCGAGTTCTTATTCACAGCTGATGGAAATGACTCACCGCCGGATAATGTAACTTACACTTGGGATTTTGGAGACGGAACAACAACCAATGATTATTCAGGTACACACATTTTTGCAAATTCAGGAACCTATACCATTACGCTCACAGCAGTGAATGCATGTGGTTCGGATTCTACGCAAACCATGACGGTAACTGCGGGTAACAACGTGGCTCCGGATCCTAATTACACACAGATTATGGTTGCACCGGAAGATGGAGCATGTGTAGGTGATTCGGTATTAATTGTGGTTTATCCCGGATTAGAAGGTGATTATTTCTTCGATTTTGGTGATGGTACTAACTCCAATTCCTATAGCTTCCTGAATGTGTTTGGAAGAGAATATGCATATACCAAACACCGTTATAATGCATCAGGTACTTATACTGTAACGGTTACTTACACCAACTCATGCGGATTATCGGTTACCAAATCGTTAGATTATAATATCGGTTCAAGTATTCCTGCTTCAGCCGAAGTATTGTATGATCCTTCACAAAATGTCTGCTTCGGAGATCCCGTTTCTTTTAGTGCATTTGGAGGTACTTCTTACGAATGGAATTTCGGTGATAACACAGGAACTTTAGTTACCACCAACACATTTATTCCGGTAGAACATACCTACGCTGTTCCTGGTCCGTATAATGTAACTGTTCGCGTTACCAACGCTTGTGGTAATACAGATATAGCAACCGTAAATGTGGTTGTTCCTGATAATAGAATCAATTTAACAACAAGTTCTGTAGATGCACAATGCGGACAAGAATCCGGAAAAGCTATTGCAGTTATTTCAGGCGGAAATCCTCCGTATAGCGTTACCTGGTCCAATGGCGACACTGGGGTATTAATTGATAGCCTTGCTTCAGGAATCTATGTGGCTAACGTAACCGATAGCAAAGGTTGTTACAATTTCGCTTTAGCCACAGTGAGTGATGCCCAGGCTCCTGCTATTGTGGTTAGTAATGTGGTAGATGTAACTTGTTATGGGGCTTCTAATGGCGTTATTGACATTCATGTGATCGGAAGCACTGGTCCATTTACTTATCAATGGAGCAATGGAGCAAATTCAGAAGATATTTCAAACCTGGCTGCTGGCCCATATGAAATCACCGTTACCGATGCCTATGGATGTAAAGCAG
This window harbors:
- a CDS encoding formimidoylglutamase; amino-acid sequence: MKNLKTISRSEGLQLVSIRKGEKKLGEEVHFSGDYASIENWPDQIRFVLIGIPEDFGPRANGGRAGSQEMWEVFLSKFLNIQSNRFLSGSEIMIAGEVDCEEWKNKSDLSTEQLRSEVEALDHKVVSVLKPIFAKGYLPIVIGGGHNNAYPIIKSWFEAKQQTISIINVDPHSDIRPQEGRHSGNGFSYAMHEHLISTYAVAGLHESYNSEYLLQQLDQNSNMSYFTYDAWLRGEFVLEERLLELIRFGGNGFRGLEFDLDSVAGFPSSAMTESGFSVETARKMIMYIGKNVDLAYAHFPEGAPCHSKEDAGIHGKTLSYMVSDLMKVINNKP
- a CDS encoding PKD domain-containing protein, with translation MVKKLLLVLFVLVSGMSYAVTNNSGFGYFQITYASDCAPVNVSFTNFGYPGATNYKWYFGDGSPVNTTMSPSHTFANAGVYTVQVEYYGPSGNFLANDYYYLYLNGDPNGINTYANQGCVGDRMVFFLNFGDPNSIYNVYTYTYNYGDGNVETHPYSSSEHTYNSPGTYNVSITVNTPCGTFIENTTITIGTNVPMTTGWFDMWPNNICPGDMAYVNYGGSSTQFITFGDGTFGTDPYNHTYNTPGVYPVTATLTNGCGNSQTFYDTVYVSNNIQFDPYSPINFWHDNAACPGMTVNFQASAQYSSVLWQFPDGTTSSQFELDKLINQSFANHSIYLTVTNGCGFDTTVQSQINIVSTMPVTDIDLFAPPTVCTGGEFLFTADGNDSPPDNVTYTWDFGDGTTTNDYSGTHIFANSGTYTITLTAVNACGSDSTQTMTVTAGNNVAPDPNYTQIMVAPEDGACVGDSVLIVVYPGLEGDYFFDFGDGTNSNSYSFLNVFGREYAYTKHRYNASGTYTVTVTYTNSCGLSVTKSLDYNIGSSIPASAEVLYDPSQNVCFGDPVSFSAFGGTSYEWNFGDNTGTLVTTNTFIPVEHTYAVPGPYNVTVRVTNACGNTDIATVNVVVPDNRINLTTSSVDAQCGQESGKAIAVISGGNPPYSVTWSNGDTGVLIDSLASGIYVANVTDSKGCYNFALATVSDAQAPAIVVSNVVDVTCYGASNGVIDIHVIGSTGPFTYQWSNGANSEDISNLAAGPYEITVTDAYGCKAVESIEVGSPGEVTVSFITQSADCGANNGMIQAVANGNSGPFTYVWSTGTLDDELFNLGAGIYTVNVIDQNGCLVTESVALSEVDTTAGQSFGGPAILTSSISDLDCNGPGSTIDIEIVQSSGNLSYNWSTGATTQDVTVSSVGDYSVMVTDNTTGCKAYELFTISHAAPNGQEICMVTVDSMYSFNKVVWEKEITTQISHYNVYRESSQNGLYYLIGTVPYDSLSLYNDYVANPMITAWRYKVAAVDYCGEESSWSALHKTIHVNQNLGLGGVVNLIWDHYKGFDYTTYTIIRYTDANGWQTIGSVSSANTSFTDPTPPSDPSLFYVIETNPTVGCVSTRAINNNSTRSNRTQNSVMSPAASVGEILGSIEGMAIFPNPNDGQFTLQADFVSADQATIELYSMDGRVISAWQINAGQGRYSRSIDMSSEPAGIYFVRISNGTSSFVKKVIIR